In a single window of the Ruminococcus albus 7 = DSM 20455 genome:
- a CDS encoding MptD family putative ECF transporter S component: MSISKTNHRKTIGFKDVVTVVLFSVLTFIVSLVTAIPFSGSVYGMLFGGYALMALICGPIYQIMINKAPRIGTQILFFSVKALYMLICGQLLTAAVFFVGGLICEAICLGDGYRNMVKSTAAYALHTTLYGFGSFFPAIFLTESYSARMTAAGASPESVAATIGVYHQPLTMLGVAVVLIAFSIIGVLIGTKMFRKHFAPAGIA; encoded by the coding sequence ATGAGTATTTCAAAAACAAATCACAGAAAGACAATTGGATTCAAGGATGTAGTTACTGTTGTACTGTTTTCAGTACTTACTTTTATTGTCAGCTTAGTGACAGCTATCCCGTTTTCGGGCAGTGTATATGGAATGTTGTTTGGCGGCTATGCGCTGATGGCACTCATCTGCGGTCCGATCTATCAGATCATGATCAACAAAGCTCCCAGAATAGGTACACAGATCTTGTTCTTTTCAGTAAAGGCACTGTATATGCTGATCTGTGGTCAGCTGCTGACAGCTGCGGTATTCTTTGTCGGAGGTCTGATCTGTGAGGCGATCTGTCTTGGCGACGGCTACAGAAACATGGTAAAAAGTACCGCAGCCTATGCTCTTCACACGACCCTGTACGGCTTTGGTTCATTCTTCCCGGCAATATTCCTGACAGAGTCATACTCAGCAAGGATGACTGCAGCAGGAGCATCTCCCGAGTCCGTTGCCGCAACTATCGGTGTTTATCATCAGCCGCTGACAATGCTGGGTGTAGCAGTGGTTCTGATAGCGTTTTCTATTATTGGCGTATTAATTGGTACAAAGATGTTCCGTAAGCACTTTGCACCTGCTGGCATCGCCTGA
- a CDS encoding energy-coupling factor transporter transmembrane component T family protein produces the protein MKKTDIDTRVAFIVMVAAACLIFALKTEAALVSLMVILVLWLVVSGYPKEALKNAVLFAVLWGLVFPLSRNPHLGSLAMICIYARRMLLPFMAAVPISRGSTGKLIATLSRIRVPRIVTLSISIMFRFLPTIGTEYRLIRDSQKFRGIGTNILTVVIHPYRTLEYILVPLLIRTSKVADELSAAAMVRGMSLNGTMNPYTEVRWKKTDTLLTLLYGAAVSGSIVLDRTLQGVG, from the coding sequence ATGAAAAAAACGGATATTGATACCCGTGTTGCTTTCATTGTTATGGTGGCAGCAGCGTGTCTGATCTTTGCACTTAAAACAGAAGCAGCATTGGTAAGTCTTATGGTGATACTGGTACTCTGGCTTGTTGTTTCAGGTTATCCGAAGGAGGCGCTGAAAAATGCGGTATTGTTTGCGGTACTATGGGGTCTGGTGTTCCCTCTGAGCCGTAACCCGCATCTTGGCAGCCTGGCGATGATCTGTATTTATGCCAGAAGAATGCTGCTGCCATTCATGGCGGCAGTGCCAATAAGCCGCGGTTCTACTGGAAAACTGATCGCGACACTTTCAAGGATACGTGTACCGCGGATAGTCACGTTGTCGATCTCGATCATGTTCAGGTTTCTGCCTACGATAGGGACAGAGTACCGTCTGATCCGTGATTCACAGAAATTCCGCGGCATAGGGACAAATATACTGACAGTGGTCATTCATCCGTACCGCACACTGGAATACATACTGGTACCGTTGCTGATCCGCACCAGTAAAGTGGCAGATGAATTATCTGCAGCGGCAATGGTCAGAGGGATGAGCCTGAATGGAACGATGAATCCTTATACAGAAGTCAGATGGAAGAAAACAGATACGCTCCTGACTCTTTTGTATGGAGCCGCAGTCAGTGGGAGCATCGTTCTTGACAGAACATTACAGGGAGTAGGATAA
- a CDS encoding ABC transporter ATP-binding protein → MLELNDISFRYGLAEEEKEKDLQDIDLKIYDGQFIVFAGESGCGKTTLSRIMNGLCPSFYEGDLSGSYFIDGENAENKTIDQIGLNIGSVFQDPRSQFFATNSTDEIVLAMENRAYDRDVMRTRLKEVSQRMDMGSLLDKCMFMMSSGEKQKIAIASVCTVKPKVIMLDEPSANLDPEAMENLAGMLEELKQEGYTILVLEHRLYYLRKLMDRLIVLSGGRIIRDIDSTAIAKLTGKQMESLGLRVLEETRLQYSPLAAEDDSPFVEMKHISYKVKRKEILSDINIRVQKGEILALTGQNGAGKSTTCRILSGLVKESGGEVYINGQKCSKGKRIRHNFFVQQDSDYQLYASTVYEEITLGIRSRNIDRDEVIGLLERLHLRQYVNRHPGSLSGGQKQRVLIAASILKKKELLILDEPTSGLDGKHMRELAVLLRDIAGKGTTILLITHDMEFISLVADSTVELANGKTSEKRKILRRIPQE, encoded by the coding sequence TTGCTGGAATTAAACGATATATCTTTTCGGTATGGTCTTGCTGAAGAAGAAAAGGAGAAAGATCTTCAGGATATCGATCTGAAGATCTATGACGGTCAGTTCATAGTGTTTGCAGGAGAGAGCGGATGCGGAAAGACGACTCTCTCAAGGATAATGAATGGCTTATGCCCCTCATTTTATGAGGGCGATTTGTCAGGAAGCTACTTTATTGACGGAGAAAATGCAGAAAATAAGACTATTGATCAGATCGGACTTAATATAGGCAGTGTTTTTCAGGACCCGCGAAGTCAGTTTTTTGCTACAAATTCTACGGATGAGATCGTACTTGCTATGGAGAACCGTGCATACGATCGGGATGTTATGCGTACACGTCTGAAGGAAGTATCACAACGGATGGATATGGGATCTCTGCTCGATAAGTGTATGTTCATGATGTCAAGCGGTGAAAAGCAAAAGATAGCCATCGCATCCGTATGCACAGTGAAACCAAAGGTGATCATGCTGGATGAACCGTCTGCAAATCTTGACCCGGAAGCTATGGAGAATCTTGCAGGGATGCTGGAAGAACTAAAGCAGGAAGGTTATACGATACTGGTACTGGAACACAGACTGTATTATCTTCGGAAACTCATGGATAGGCTGATAGTGCTCAGCGGCGGTCGCATAATACGGGATATTGACAGTACAGCGATCGCTAAGCTGACCGGAAAGCAGATGGAATCACTCGGTCTGCGTGTACTGGAGGAGACAAGACTGCAATATTCACCTCTGGCGGCTGAGGATGACTCACCGTTTGTTGAAATGAAACATATAAGCTACAAAGTCAAGCGCAAAGAGATACTGAGTGATATCAATATCCGCGTTCAGAAAGGTGAGATCCTTGCACTGACAGGTCAAAACGGTGCAGGTAAATCCACAACCTGCCGCATACTTTCAGGACTTGTTAAGGAGTCAGGCGGTGAAGTATATATCAACGGACAAAAATGCAGTAAAGGAAAGCGGATAAGACACAATTTCTTTGTGCAGCAGGATTCGGATTATCAGCTGTATGCTTCAACGGTCTACGAGGAGATCACTCTCGGTATCCGTTCAAGGAATATTGACCGTGATGAAGTTATCGGGCTGCTGGAACGTCTGCATCTGAGGCAGTATGTAAACAGGCACCCCGGTTCACTGTCCGGAGGACAGAAACAGCGCGTTCTGATCGCAGCTTCCATTCTCAAGAAGAAGGAACTTCTGATCCTTGATGAGCCTACCAGCGGATTGGATGGAAAGCATATGCGAGAACTTGCTGTGCTGCTTCGGGATATTGCAGGAAAGGGGACAACTATACTGCTGATCACGCATGATATGGAATTTATTTCTCTCGTTGCAGACAGCACTGTTGAATTGGCAAACGGCAAGACTTCCGAAAAACGGAAGATACTGCGCCGTATTCCACAAGAATAA
- a CDS encoding thioesterase II family protein, which translates to MNKWINHIVDHKESRINLFCFPHAGASSAFFAKWGSYFTEQINLRTIQYPMRDLRYQEPMPGSIQEMAQNLAMEGAELFCEPFAFLGHCAGGIIAYETAAALKRYFNIEPAYLVISSAISPGTTHLVSTAAMSDEEFCRHYSVTEDMFGGNEDLMRFFLPIMRADYELCERYESGIAERLECPIFAVCGAQDPQIERIEDVEDWQNYTDGPFELCLTKGDHFYFQNDPGTICRKIEEKLLACNAGYEIDEI; encoded by the coding sequence ATGAATAAATGGATTAATCACATAGTAGATCACAAGGAAAGCAGGATAAATTTGTTCTGCTTTCCTCATGCCGGTGCCAGTTCCGCATTTTTTGCAAAATGGGGATCTTATTTTACGGAGCAGATCAATCTCCGAACGATCCAGTACCCGATGAGGGATCTGCGATATCAGGAGCCAATGCCCGGATCTATTCAGGAAATGGCACAGAATCTTGCGATGGAAGGCGCAGAACTTTTCTGTGAACCTTTCGCTTTTCTCGGACATTGTGCAGGCGGGATCATAGCCTATGAAACGGCAGCCGCACTGAAACGTTACTTTAATATTGAACCTGCATACCTGGTGATATCTTCGGCGATCTCTCCGGGAACAACGCATCTTGTATCTACCGCTGCCATGAGCGATGAAGAATTCTGTCGACACTACAGTGTGACGGAGGATATGTTCGGCGGGAATGAGGATCTGATGCGATTTTTTCTGCCGATCATGCGTGCCGACTATGAATTGTGTGAGCGTTATGAAAGCGGTATAGCAGAACGTCTGGAATGCCCCATATTCGCTGTGTGCGGAGCACAGGATCCACAGATCGAACGTATCGAAGATGTTGAGGATTGGCAGAATTATACTGACGGTCCATTTGAACTATGCCTGACAAAAGGAGATCACTTCTATTTTCAGAATGATCCCGGAACTATTTGCAGGAAGATCGAAGAGAAACTGCTTGCCTGCAATGCAGGATATGAGATCGACGAAATTTAA